ACGACCCGCTCGGTGCGGGAGAGGCCGACCCGGATCTGGTTCTGGATCAGCTCGCCGACGGTGCGCAGGCGGCGGTTGCCGAAGTGGTCGATGTCGTCGGTCTCGACCGGCACCTCGACACCGGCGGAGCTGGTCATCTTGTCCTCGCCGGCGTGCAGCCGGACCAGGTACTCGATGGCCGAGACAATGTCCTCTTCGGTCAGCGTGCCGGTGTCGTACGGCGCGTCGAGGCCGAGCTTCTTGTTCGTCTTGTAGCGGCCGACCTTGGCCAGGTCGTAGCGCTTCGGCTTGAAGAACAGGTTCTCCAAGAGCGTCTGCGCGCTCTCCTTCGTGGGCGGCTCACCCGGGCGCAGCTTGCGGTAGATGTCCAGCAGCGCCTCGTCGGTGCCCGCGGTGTGGTCCTTCTCCAGGGTGGCCAGCAGCGTCTCGGAGAAGGAGAACCGCTCGCGGATCGCCTCGGTGCTCCAGCCGAGCGCCTTCAGCAGCACGGTGACCGGCTGGCGGCGCTTGCGATCGATGCGCACGCCGACGGTGTCGCGCTTGTCCACGTCGAACTCGAGCCACGCGCCGCGGCTCGGGATCACCCGCACGCTGAAGACGTCCTTGTCGGTCGTCTTGTCGACGCTGCGGTCGAAGTACACGCCCGGGGAACGCACCAGCTGGGACACGACGACCCGCTCGGTGCCGTTGATGATGAAGGTGCCCTTGTCCGTCATCACCGGGAAGTCGCCGAGGAAGACGGTCTGGCTCTTGATCTCGCCGGTGTTGTTGTTGACGAACTCGGCGGTCACGAACAGCGGCGCCGCGTAGGTCATGTCCTTGTCCTTGCACTCCTCGATCGAGGCCTTGACCTCGTCGAAGCGCGGGGCGGAGAAGGACAGCGACATGGAACCGGAGAAGTCCTCGATCGGGGAGATCTCGTTGAGGACCTCCTCCAGACCGCCGACCGGGTGCTCTTCACCGTCGTTGACGCGGCGCTCGAACCACGCCTCGTCGCCGGTGAACCACTGGAACGACTGAATCTGCACGTCCAGCAGGTTGGGTGTGGAAAGTGGCTCGCGAATCTTTGCGAAGGAGACCCGCTTGGGCGCTCCGGGGATGCCCGAGGCCTGCGAGCGGGGTTCAGCCGAGGTGGTCGCAGCAGTGGCCTGGTTCGCGGGAGAGACTGCCAAGATGCGTCCTTCCGGGGACAATGAGCGGTGAGCAGCCGCGATGGCAACAGCTGTCGCGGACTGTCAGGGGTGCCGTGTGCCCACTATCCTAACTACCGGCTCTGGGCAGCCTGAAAGAGGGCAGCGCAAAGAGGCAGTCTAGCCCGAACGACGCGGTCTGTCCAGGGGGCGCTCCCGACGGGGCCCAGCCTGTCGCGCGGCGTTTCCGGTAGTACCGTCCAGCCTCCCGGATCCCCCGGATTCGCGCCCCTCCCGCAAGGGCCGCGTTCCCGGCCGGAACCCGTGGCAGTAAGCGTGAACCCACGGCGCGCGAGAGTCAAGATGCCACACTGTGGTCCCTCCCGTTGGCGCAGCGTGGCAGGCGGTACCGCAGAGGGTGACCGAGCGGACGCTCATCCCCGTGACCACGGGGGATGTCCGGCGGGCGGGTGGGGCGCGGAGCGGTATGGATCACATTCCGCGCAGGTTCGTATGCGGTGCGTCAGGTTTCCCCTATGGTCCTCCCCCGGGAAAGTTCAGCGATGAACAAACGGGGGGATCTTTGACCGGGCTGACCGCTTGGGTCGGCCACGTCCGCGCGGGCCGCGGCGGGGCCGGGGAAATGGTCGCGGAATTCCGCGAGACCGTGGTGCACGTACCGACCGATCGCCATGGCGAACCGCTGGCGAGCACGGCGGACGGCATCGAGTGGGTGTACGCATTCACGTCGCAGGAGGAGCTGCGCCGGTGGGCCGCGGCTCGCGGCGAAGACAGCGTGCAGTACTTGACCACGCGCGGGCACCGCCTGCTGGACGTGCCGGCCGCGCGTCCCACCGGCGTCGCGCTGGACGTCGCGGGCGAAGCGCCGATGCTGCTGCCGCCGGCACAAGGCATCGTCTCGCCGGCTCGCGTGGTGGTGTCCTGATGGCCGGGTACGGCGTCGACCCGGCCGCACTGAAGGAAATCGGCAACGGCATCAACGGGGCGATCACCGAGCTCAAGACCCTCGGCATCGATGCCGAGGCCGAGCAGGGGCGCGGGTTCAGTTCGCTGGAGATGTCCGCGGACGACGTGGGCCACGACGAGCTGAACGATGCCTTCACCCAGTTCTGCGAACGGTGGGCCTGGGGCGTGCGCACACTCGTGCAGGACGGCAGCGAGTTCGCGCATCGGATCGGGCTGGCCGCGGGCCGGTACGCGGATCAGGAGAAGTACGCGAAGGATCTGGTGAAGAGCGTGGCCGGGGCCGTCATCGGCAACCCGCACGAGACCGACGAGCAGTACGCGCAGCAGTCCTTCGAACAGATTGCCGGTGCGGTGGAGCACGTCGACTACAGCGCCGAGTCCTGGGGCAAAGCGGGCGATCAGATGTCCGCCCAGTGGTCGGCGGCCGGCCGCGCCGTGCTGACGTCGGCGGGCGATCCCGTCCAGGCGCTGGCGCAGGCGACCGGCGATGGCGCCGAGTACCAGCGGGGAGTCGACGACCTCTTCGGCCCGGCACCGCAGCCGGGACACGGCTGATGGGTGATTGGCGATTCCTCGACGAGATCGAGGACGAACCCGATGGTCCGGCAGGCACTGCGGCCGTGGCCGCCCCGGCCTCGCCGGACGGCGACGCCGAGCGCTTCGCCGAAGGGGCGGCCCGGGCGTTGGCCGGGGGCTCGGTCGACACGCAGCTGGGCGAGACCGACGACCCGAAGGAGCTGGTACACGGCGACCCGGACACGCTCCGCCAGACCGGCGAACACCTGCAGAAGTTCGCGAACGCGTTCAGCAGCGCCGCCTCGGGGCTGACGAAGGTCGATACGGCGCACTGGAGCGGCGACGCGGCGGACGCGTTCCGCGCGAAGTTCCAGCCGCATCCGGACCAGTGGGCACGGGCGGCGGACGCTTGCGGCAAGGCCGCCGGCGCGCTGCACTCCTACGCGACCGCCGTGCAGCAAGCCCAGCAGCAGGCCGCCGAAGCCGCGCACCAATACGCACAGGCCCAACAGCAGAGCCAGCAGGCGGTACAGGCGTATGAACGTCAGCTGATCAGCTCGGCCGAGAACCCACCGCCGTTCCAGGACCCGGGCGCGACCGGCCGGCAGCAGGCGCAAATCCTGCTCGAACAGGCCCGACGGCACCGCGATCAGGAAGCGCTGGCGGCGCGGGCCGCGCTCGACGCCGGCACCGCGCAAGCTCCGGTGGAACCGGGCTTCCTCGACCAGCTGGCCAACGACCTCGGCGACGGGCTGGGCATGGTCTCGGACTCGCTCACGCACTTCGCCGGCGGCGTGATCAAGACGGTGTCCGGGGTGGTCAAGATCGTCCGGACGCTCAACCCGTTGGACCCGTACAACCTCACCCATCCGGCGGAGTACATCGCCGGGGTGTCGGGCACCGCGGCCGGCCTGGTGCAGGTGGCCAGCCACCCGCTGGACCTGCTGAAGGGCATCGTCGGGTCCGGCTGGGGCAGCGATCCGGCGGAGGCGTTCGGCAAGCTGACCGCGAACATCGCGCTCGTCGCGGCCACCGGCGGTGCGGGCGCGGCCGCCGACGTCGCGCTCAGCGCGGGCAAGGTCGCCGTCGAAGCCGCGGGGACAGCCGGCCGCGAAGCCCTCGAGATTGCCGGCCGGGAAGCCGTCGAGACCGCCGGCCGGGAGGCCGTCGGGGCGGCCGGGCAGGGAGGCGTGGAGGCTGCCGGGGAGGTGGGAACCACCGCGGGCCGGGAGGCCACAGTCGCGCATGCTCCGGCACCGGAACGGCCGACGTTCGAAGGATTCGGCGACGAGCCGGTGGGCGATTTCGGCCCGCAGGGCAGCCACGAGGAGCTGCCGACCTGGGAACCCCAGCCGTCCCACTACGGCACGCCTCCGGAGGCGAAGTGGGACCGCTCGGAGCTGATCGAGCAGCCGGACATCTCCAGCCGGCTGGACGGGACTCCGCCCGAGCACGCCGGCCATCCCGGCGGCCACGAGCCAGTGCAGCACTCCCCCGATCCCCTCCCCGGGGACGGGGCGGGACACCAGCCGCACAGCCAGGCCGGCTACGAGAACCCGGCCCACCACGCGAACGCCGCGGATCACCAGGCGTTCAACGACAAGTTTGGGGCCGCGGATCCGCACTACCTGGCCGAACGGATGGCGCACGCGCCGGACGCCGGGCTGGCCCCGGAAGAGGTCCGCGCGCTCGACCACTACACCGGGATGGGCCACCAGGACATCAACGCGGCCCTACGGCACGGGGACACCGCCGCGTTGCGGGGACTGGACCCGGAGATCAGCGAAATGGCCTCCGGGCTCAACAAGCTGCCCGATTTCCAGGGGCAGGTGTTCCGCGGGATCGACATCGGGCCCGGGGACATGAACGGGTTCCTGGACCGCTACCAGCTCGGCGCCGAGGTGCGCGAGCCCGCGTTCACCAGTTCCGATCTCGTGGAGCCCTACCGCGGGAACGTGCAGTTCACCATCGATTCGGTCGGTGGCAAGGACATCTCGTGGCTGAAGGACGCGCATGTGGGGCAGCGCGAAGTCGTGTTCCCGCCGGGCAGCAACTTCCGGGTGACCAGCCGCTCGGCCGACGGAAACGGGAATTGGACCATCCATTTGCAGGACCTGGGAAGGTGAACGGAATGCCGGACGAAGTACCGATGAGCCACGAAGAGCTGCGGCGCAAGTACGAAACGAACCTGGACGATTTGTCCCCGGAGGACCGGGCGATGGTGCTGCGCCAGCGGGAATCGCTGCGGGAAGCCTTCCGGCGGGGTGACGAACGGCGGGCCCGCGAAGGCGGCGAACCACCGCGCCAGCGGCCGGGCGACAACTTCGCCATCGGGCTGAGCGACGACTTCACGCCGTATCCGACGAAGAGGCCGTCGGAGTGAGCGCGCGGCCGGCTCCGGGTCCATGCGGCCCGGAGCCGGCCGCGTACCGGCTCAGATCCAGTCCGGCAGGGGTTCCGTGCGACGGAGCCATTCCTCCGGGTACCGATGCGCTCCGGCGGCGAGCACGCCCCCGGTGATGGCGCCGACCGTGTCCACGTCTTCGGCCCGCTGAGCGACTGTCCACAGTGCATCTTCGTAGCTGTGGTGGTAGCGCGCGGCAATCCACAACGCCAGCGGCACGGTGTCGTGCGCGGCCATTTCCCGGCCGGTGCCCAATCGAGCAGCGGCGGTGGCGTCGTCGGCGCCGATCAGGCGCACGGCGGTCTGCAGCGAATCACGGACCTTGCCCGGCGGTACGAACGGCACCACGCCCTGCAGCAACGCTTCACCGCCGAGATGGGGCGTGACGGCCCGCAGGGAAGCCGCGACGGCCACCGCTACCGCGCCGGCGACGCCTTCGAGATGCGAGTGCGTCACCACGGACGAGCGTTCCGCGTTGTGCAGCACTCGCGGCAGATCCGCGCCGTAGAAGGCACCCACCGGGGCCACGCGCATCGCGCCGCCGTTTCCCCAGGAACCGCCGCCGAACGCCAAGGCCGCCAGATCACGCCAGGATTCCCCACCGCGGAACTGGTTGAGTAGCCGGCCGGTTCCGGATCCGTAGCCTCGATCCGCGTCGTAGTGCGTGGCGAACGAAGCGGCGAGCGCGTCCTGGTCGATCTGTCCGTGCCTGCGGAGGACGGCGTACACCGAACAGGCCATCTCGGTGTCGTCGGTCCATCGCCACGGCGCCGCGGGCAGTTTGCGGCCCACCACGTCCGGATGGTCCCCGGGTAACCCGAATTGCGCACCGAATCCATCTCCGGTGGCAACGCCACGCAGACATGCCCACGCTTGCTCGACACTCACCGTCGCAGGGTATCGATCTTCCGGTGCCGATTCGGCGGAAGGGGCACCGGCATCGAGTAGATGCCCGGCGATTCCCGGACCTGGTCGATACCATCGAATCCGGTCCGGGCACCGTCGACCACCCGGCCGTCGGGAGTGCTCATGAAGCCGCGTATGCCGGTGGTCACCGCGCTCGTGCTGGCCGCGTTCAGTCTCGGCGGGGAAGCCATGGCGACCCCACGCCAGCCCGCCGCGGCGGCCACGGCGATCGGCAGGCTGGGACCGCTGACCGACGTGGTGGTCGAACGGCTGTTCGTGAGCGACGAGGTCGCGGCGGCCAAGTTCGGCACCGGGAAGGCCATCGACGATCCGGCCCGCGAGCAGCTGGAGCTGGCCGAAGTGGCCGACCGGGCGGGGACGCTCGGTCTCGACCCGGACCGCACCGTGCGATTCTTCCGGGATCAGATCGCGGCCAGCAAGCTCGTGCAGCGCGGCCTGTTCGCCCGCTGGCGGGCACACCCCGGCGAGGCACCCACCACCCGCCCGGATCTCGCCGTGATCCGCACGGAGCTGGACGCGCTCACCACCCGCCTGCTCGACCAGCTGGTGGCCACCGAAGCCGTGCGCGGCGCCCCGGTGGCCTGCCGGGTGGCCGTCACCGAGGCAGCGGTCTCCGCGGCCGTGCTGGACCGGCTGGACGGGCTGCACCGCGAAGCGTTGCGGGCCGCGCTGGGCTCGGTCTGCTGAGCCGCTACTTCGACGGCGGCGCGGCCGGAGCCGATGCGCCGGGCGCGGGCGCGGCCTTGTAGGTGTCCAGGTCCGTGATCTTCCAGGTGCTGCCCTCCCACTGCGCGTCCACGTGCAGCTGGGCGGTACCCGCGGCGGTCTGCTTGGTGTCCGCGCGGGTGGAGGTCTGGTCGACGAACACCATCACCCTGGCCAGGTCACCGTCGATCCGGATCACCGCGGCCCGGCTGACCTTGCAGGTCACCACCATCTTCTGCTGCGGAGCGAGCTTCTTCACCTGGCCCATCAGCGCGGTGTAGCGGGCCTTGACCTCGTCATTGGCCAGCAGCGAGTCGGCCGCGTCCTCGGTCTTCTTGATGTTGTTGTAGTCGTAGGAGAACAGCGCCTCGGTTGCTTGGGAGACCGAGTCCTTGACCTGCGCGGTCTTCGCCGCGTCGAGCAGCGCGACGTTGCCGACCGAGGCTTGCGCCTCCTGGTACTTGACGGTGAAGATCACCGCCGCCGCGGCGAGTATCAGCCCGACGATCAGCAGTACGGCGGCGTAGGCCGTGGTGCGGTTGGCCGCGGCCCGCTCGGGGGTGGGCGGCTCGGCAGCGGGCTGATCCCGGTTCTGCGCCTCGGCTTCGGCGACGTCGGCCGGCTTCGCTCGGCCTGTGTCCCGCTGCTTGCGCCGGGGGCTGGGCCGCGGGGTGGCGGGCGGCGCGCCGGTGAGTGCGTCGACCTCGGGGGTCTCCTGCGCAAGTTCGGCGGTTTCCGGGACATCCAGGGCCTCCGGGACATCCAGGGCTTCCGGCGGCTCGGGAGCGGCGGGGGCAGGCCGAGGCGCGGGGCGGCGCGCGGCCCGGGTGTCGCTGGTGGGCCGGAGCTCCTGGGGCACCTCGGTGGGGTCCACGTCGGCGAGCCGGGACCGTGGCCGGGGTTTGGCGGCCGCGTCCGTCGCGGGCTTGCGCGTCCCGGCCACCTTCGGCTTGCGGGCCGGCGAGGGGGTGCCGCGAGGCGGCTGACGGCGGGAGGGGGGCACTGCGGAACTCCGATCTGCGGTGAAGCTACTGGCCGGCGGCGACGAGCGGCACGTTGTCGATCCCGGACAGCTTCCAGACGTCCCCGACCCGGGTCATCGAGACTTCGAGCCGCAGCGCCTTGGTGCCGTGCTGCCCGCCCGCGTCGGTGTCCGTGGTGATCGCGGCGAGGAAGCCGGCCTTGCCCTCGTGATCGTCGAGTTCCTCGACGGCGAGGTCCTGCACCGAAGTGGTGACCTTGACCTTCTGGTCGGTCAGTGCCTTCGCATAGTTCGGCCGGGCCCGGTCGATCTGCTGCGCCATGTCCGAAGTGGACACTTCCTTCTGCCGGGTGAAGTAGTCGTCGAGGTGCTGGTAGTCGACCTCGGTGTAGGCCAGTACGGCGTCCGTACCCGCCTGCGCCACCGCGTCCCGCGACCGGGCGAGGCCGGCGTCGCCGCCGGTGGCCGAAGACCACCACAGGACCCCGAAAACGACGGCGACCACGAACGCGGCGAGGGCGAACGCGCCGGTGCCGAACAGCCACGCCCGCAGGGAACCGGGCAGCTTCCGCCTGGCCGGGGCCGGCGGCACCGCTTTGCCGATCTCCTCGGCGACGGCGGGGTCGGAACTCATAACACTCCAGGGTAGGTAACGGGCATCAAATCGTGGTCAGCCGAGTCCGAGCAGCGAGCCGAGGCTGTTCATCGACACCCCGGGGCTGCCGACCACGCCGGGCACCTGTGCGTCGCGCTGGGCCTGCAGTTCCTCCGCGGGACGGTTGGCGTTCTGCGCGATGTCCTGCGACGAGGGCTGCACCGGAACCCCGTTGTACGGCGCGTTCTGCGAACCACGCACGTTGATCGGGCTGCCCTTGGGCTCGGCACAGTAGGCGTTCGCGTCCGCCGCCCGGTTCGAGGTGTCCGAACCGGGCCGGTACTGGCTGTAGGGCACGTAGCCCTTGGTGCACGCGGGCGGGTTGAACAGGTTCAGCACCAGCCCGAGGTGCGCGGTGCCGTCGCCGGGCGCCACCGACGGCGCCGCGCCGGCCAGCACCGGGTAGGTCACCAGCGCCTGTTCCAGCCCGTCCTGCCGGGTGACCAGTACGTTCGACGTGGTCAGGAGATTGGCCACCAGCGCCCCCAGCCCGGGGCCGGTGTCGTTGACCACCTGGGTGATCTGGTTCGCCACCTGCGGCGTGACCGAGATCAGCTTGCGGAGGTCGGCGTCGGAATTCTTCAACGTGCCGGAAAGCTGGTTCAGGTTCTTCGAGAAGGCCGCGAAGTTCGACGCCTCCTGATTCTGTGTGTCCAGCACGCGGCCGCCCGCGTCGAGCAACTGCACGGTCTGCGGCAGGTACCGCTGCGCGGTGGTGGTGAAGCTGCGTGCGGTGTCGAGCAGTTTCTGCAGATCGCCACCGGTCCCGCGGAAGGCGTCGTAGGACTGATCCACGACGGTCCGCAGCGCATCGGCGGGCACCGAGGCGGCCAGTGAGTCCAGATCGCCGAGCAGCCGGTCGGTGGAGACCGGGGTGCTCGTCTTGTCGGCCGGGATGACCGAGCCCGCAGTCAGGTACGGGCCACGGTCGTTTTTCGGTTGCAGGTCAACGTATTGCTCGCCGACCGCGGACCGGTTCGCCACCACCGCCTTCAGCTCCGCGGGCACCTGCGGCGCGGAGGGGTCGATGTTCAGCTCGGCTTCGAGACCGGTGTGCGTCAGCTTCAGCCGGCCGACCCGGCCGATGTTGAACCCGCGGTAGGTCACCTCGGCGTTGGTGAAGATCCCGCCGGATTCGTTGAGCTCCAGCTTGACGGTGTACCCGCCGGTGCCGAACACCTGGCCGAGCCCGGCGAACCGGATCAGCGCGTACACCACGGCCACCACCGAGATGAGCGCGAACACCACCAGCTGGATCCTCGTCCTGCGCACCAGCATCAGCCAGCACCTCCGGAAAGCACACCGAACAGGCCGGACAACCCGCTGTTGGGGGACGACGCGTTCCCGCCGCCCGGACCACCGGCCACGGCCGGTGGTTTCGCGT
This Amycolatopsis sulphurea DNA region includes the following protein-coding sequences:
- a CDS encoding SseB family protein, translated to MTGLTAWVGHVRAGRGGAGEMVAEFRETVVHVPTDRHGEPLASTADGIEWVYAFTSQEELRRWAAARGEDSVQYLTTRGHRLLDVPAARPTGVALDVAGEAPMLLPPAQGIVSPARVVVS
- a CDS encoding putative T7SS-secreted protein, with translation MGDWRFLDEIEDEPDGPAGTAAVAAPASPDGDAERFAEGAARALAGGSVDTQLGETDDPKELVHGDPDTLRQTGEHLQKFANAFSSAASGLTKVDTAHWSGDAADAFRAKFQPHPDQWARAADACGKAAGALHSYATAVQQAQQQAAEAAHQYAQAQQQSQQAVQAYERQLISSAENPPPFQDPGATGRQQAQILLEQARRHRDQEALAARAALDAGTAQAPVEPGFLDQLANDLGDGLGMVSDSLTHFAGGVIKTVSGVVKIVRTLNPLDPYNLTHPAEYIAGVSGTAAGLVQVASHPLDLLKGIVGSGWGSDPAEAFGKLTANIALVAATGGAGAAADVALSAGKVAVEAAGTAGREALEIAGREAVETAGREAVGAAGQGGVEAAGEVGTTAGREATVAHAPAPERPTFEGFGDEPVGDFGPQGSHEELPTWEPQPSHYGTPPEAKWDRSELIEQPDISSRLDGTPPEHAGHPGGHEPVQHSPDPLPGDGAGHQPHSQAGYENPAHHANAADHQAFNDKFGAADPHYLAERMAHAPDAGLAPEEVRALDHYTGMGHQDINAALRHGDTAALRGLDPEISEMASGLNKLPDFQGQVFRGIDIGPGDMNGFLDRYQLGAEVREPAFTSSDLVEPYRGNVQFTIDSVGGKDISWLKDAHVGQREVVFPPGSNFRVTSRSADGNGNWTIHLQDLGR
- a CDS encoding ADP-ribosylglycohydrolase family protein; translated protein: MSVEQAWACLRGVATGDGFGAQFGLPGDHPDVVGRKLPAAPWRWTDDTEMACSVYAVLRRHGQIDQDALAASFATHYDADRGYGSGTGRLLNQFRGGESWRDLAALAFGGGSWGNGGAMRVAPVGAFYGADLPRVLHNAERSSVVTHSHLEGVAGAVAVAVAASLRAVTPHLGGEALLQGVVPFVPPGKVRDSLQTAVRLIGADDATAAARLGTGREMAAHDTVPLALWIAARYHHSYEDALWTVAQRAEDVDTVGAITGGVLAAGAHRYPEEWLRRTEPLPDWI
- a CDS encoding chorismate mutase, coding for MKPRMPVVTALVLAAFSLGGEAMATPRQPAAAATAIGRLGPLTDVVVERLFVSDEVAAAKFGTGKAIDDPAREQLELAEVADRAGTLGLDPDRTVRFFRDQIAASKLVQRGLFARWRAHPGEAPTTRPDLAVIRTELDALTTRLLDQLVATEAVRGAPVACRVAVTEAAVSAAVLDRLDGLHREALRAALGSVC
- a CDS encoding MCE family protein, whose amino-acid sequence is MLVRRTRIQLVVFALISVVAVVYALIRFAGLGQVFGTGGYTVKLELNESGGIFTNAEVTYRGFNIGRVGRLKLTHTGLEAELNIDPSAPQVPAELKAVVANRSAVGEQYVDLQPKNDRGPYLTAGSVIPADKTSTPVSTDRLLGDLDSLAASVPADALRTVVDQSYDAFRGTGGDLQKLLDTARSFTTTAQRYLPQTVQLLDAGGRVLDTQNQEASNFAAFSKNLNQLSGTLKNSDADLRKLISVTPQVANQITQVVNDTGPGLGALVANLLTTSNVLVTRQDGLEQALVTYPVLAGAAPSVAPGDGTAHLGLVLNLFNPPACTKGYVPYSQYRPGSDTSNRAADANAYCAEPKGSPINVRGSQNAPYNGVPVQPSSQDIAQNANRPAEELQAQRDAQVPGVVGSPGVSMNSLGSLLGLG